In one window of Janthinobacterium sp. 1_2014MBL_MicDiv DNA:
- a CDS encoding S41 family peptidase: MGIKVKSIGLIGLGVLAGIGLSLQYPAVAQKITNAPLPLDELRQLSDVFGLIKTDYVEKVEDKKLLTEAISGMVSSLDPHSVYLDKNAFKEMRESVQGKFVGIGIEVSMEDGYVKVVSPIEDSPAAKAGIQAGDLITRLDNIPLKGLQLEEVIKKMRGQPGSKLVLTMSRKGESKPLVFPIVREEIRVQSVKAKMVAPGYAWLRIAQFQEPTVDDMVKKINALYAQDPKLKGLVLDLRNDPGGVVPGAIGVATAFLPGNSIIVSTKGQLPESKQVFYGRREFYAPPGTRADPLAKLPAALKTVPLVVLVNAGSASASEIVAGALQDYQRATVIGTQTFGKGSVQTLRQITADTAVKLTTARYYTPKGRAIQARGIVPDLLVDETADGDGWNSLRVREADLEKHLSSDDGKPEAAKPTMEGMHEQLEEEQRLIATAKKRKPLEYGAKDDFQLQQALNHFQGLPVQLAKVDAKVEKIGAKPEIASDIKADDKKIPVQKP; this comes from the coding sequence ATGGGCATCAAAGTCAAAAGTATCGGCCTGATCGGTCTGGGCGTACTGGCCGGCATCGGCCTGTCGCTGCAGTACCCGGCCGTGGCGCAAAAAATCACGAATGCCCCGCTGCCGCTCGACGAGCTGCGCCAGCTGTCCGACGTCTTCGGCCTGATCAAGACCGATTACGTCGAGAAGGTGGAAGACAAGAAACTGCTGACGGAAGCCATTTCCGGCATGGTGTCGTCGCTGGACCCGCATTCCGTCTACCTCGATAAAAATGCCTTCAAGGAAATGCGCGAAAGCGTGCAAGGCAAGTTTGTCGGCATCGGCATCGAAGTGAGCATGGAAGACGGCTATGTGAAAGTGGTCTCGCCCATCGAGGACAGCCCTGCCGCCAAGGCCGGCATCCAGGCGGGCGACCTGATCACCCGTCTCGACAATATTCCGCTGAAAGGCTTGCAGCTGGAAGAAGTCATCAAGAAGATGCGCGGCCAGCCCGGCAGCAAGCTGGTGCTGACCATGTCGCGCAAGGGCGAGAGCAAGCCGCTGGTATTCCCCATCGTGCGCGAGGAAATCCGCGTGCAAAGCGTGAAGGCCAAGATGGTCGCGCCCGGCTATGCCTGGTTGCGCATCGCCCAGTTCCAGGAACCGACCGTCGATGACATGGTCAAAAAGATCAACGCGCTGTATGCGCAAGACCCCAAGCTCAAGGGCCTGGTGCTGGACTTGCGCAACGATCCCGGTGGCGTGGTGCCGGGCGCCATCGGCGTGGCGACAGCTTTTCTGCCAGGCAACTCCATCATCGTCTCGACCAAGGGCCAGCTGCCCGAGTCGAAACAGGTGTTCTATGGCCGCCGCGAATTCTATGCGCCGCCCGGCACCAGGGCCGATCCGCTGGCCAAGCTGCCGGCCGCGCTGAAAACCGTGCCGCTGGTGGTGCTGGTCAACGCCGGTTCCGCATCGGCCTCGGAAATCGTTGCCGGCGCCCTGCAGGATTACCAGCGCGCCACCGTCATCGGCACGCAAACGTTCGGCAAGGGTTCCGTGCAAACCTTGCGCCAGATCACGGCCGATACGGCCGTCAAGCTGACGACGGCCCGCTATTACACGCCGAAAGGCCGCGCCATCCAGGCGCGCGGCATCGTGCCCGACCTGCTGGTCGATGAGACGGCCGACGGCGATGGCTGGAACAGCCTGCGCGTGCGCGAGGCGGACCTGGAAAAACACTTGAGCAGCGACGACGGCAAGCCGGAAGCGGCCAAGCCGACGATGGAAGGCATGCACGAGCAGCTCGAGGAAGAGCAGCGCCTGATCGCCACGGCGAAAAAGCGCAAGCCGCTCGAATACGGCGCCAAGGACGATTTCCAATTGCAGCAAGCCTTGAACCACTTCCAGGGCTTGCCGGTACAGCTGGCCAAGGTCGATGCCAAGGTGGAGAAGATCGGCGCCAAGCCCGAGATCGCCTCCGACATCAAGGCCGACGATAAAAAGATTCCTGTGCAGAAACCGTAG
- a CDS encoding murein hydrolase activator EnvC family protein, protein MLCLALLLSSGAAQGAKPTERSKQKAAAEAQRAGLQQKLTELKRDISRTESAKDDAADTLAESEEAISNANRALRDLAQEQSETGVKLGALGQEHQRLTATVEKQKAQLSKLLREQYVAGNEDRIKLLLSGDNPNRINRDLQFMAYVSQAQARLLEALRANLLAVEKNQADVQNAKDELEEIAQEERDQKALLVQEKARRAALLTSLSQRLVAQRKEVGNVERDEQRMGNLVDKLAKLIEEQAAAAAAEKKRQQLLAEQRAAAKAAADAKIAAEKRERLLAARAKAAQAQAERERIAKEQQNKSGKIKPQTPPPPVKLDPIDDDEPPQVAKVVPKPEPKPEPEPERPSLGPAAPAGAFASLKGQLRAPVAGKIAARFGSKRGDGPSWKGVFIRTGEGSEIHAIAGGRVVFSDWLRGFGNLIIVDHGGQYMSIYGNNQSLLKRVGDAVKGGETIASAGNSGGNEESGLYFELRHQGRAFDPATWVKF, encoded by the coding sequence ATGCTGTGCCTGGCGCTGCTGCTATCGAGCGGCGCGGCGCAGGGCGCCAAACCCACCGAACGCAGCAAGCAGAAGGCGGCCGCGGAAGCACAACGTGCTGGCCTGCAACAAAAGCTGACAGAGCTCAAGCGCGACATCAGCCGCACGGAAAGCGCCAAGGATGACGCGGCCGATACCCTGGCCGAGTCGGAAGAGGCGATTTCCAACGCCAACCGCGCCTTGCGCGACCTGGCGCAGGAACAAAGCGAGACGGGCGTCAAACTGGGCGCGCTGGGACAGGAACACCAGCGGCTGACGGCGACGGTCGAGAAACAGAAGGCGCAGCTGTCAAAATTGCTGCGTGAACAATATGTCGCCGGCAACGAGGACCGCATCAAGCTGCTCTTGTCGGGCGACAACCCGAACCGCATCAACCGCGACCTGCAATTCATGGCGTATGTGTCGCAGGCGCAGGCGCGCCTGCTGGAAGCCTTGCGCGCCAACTTGCTGGCCGTGGAAAAGAACCAGGCGGACGTACAGAACGCCAAGGATGAGCTGGAAGAGATCGCGCAGGAAGAGCGCGACCAGAAAGCCCTGCTGGTGCAGGAAAAGGCGCGCCGCGCCGCCTTGCTGACGAGCTTGTCGCAGCGCCTGGTGGCGCAGCGCAAGGAAGTGGGCAATGTCGAGCGCGACGAACAGCGCATGGGCAACCTGGTCGACAAGCTGGCCAAGCTGATCGAAGAACAGGCCGCCGCCGCCGCGGCCGAGAAGAAACGCCAGCAATTGCTGGCCGAGCAGCGCGCCGCCGCGAAAGCGGCCGCCGACGCCAAGATTGCCGCGGAAAAACGCGAACGCCTGCTGGCCGCGCGCGCCAAGGCGGCCCAGGCGCAGGCCGAACGCGAACGAATTGCCAAGGAGCAACAAAATAAATCGGGCAAGATCAAGCCGCAGACGCCGCCGCCGCCCGTGAAACTCGACCCCATCGATGACGACGAGCCGCCGCAGGTGGCCAAGGTGGTGCCGAAACCCGAACCGAAGCCGGAACCGGAGCCCGAGCGTCCAAGCCTGGGCCCGGCCGCGCCGGCCGGCGCCTTTGCCAGCCTGAAAGGGCAGTTGCGCGCGCCCGTGGCGGGCAAGATCGCGGCCCGTTTCGGCAGCAAGCGCGGTGACGGCCCCAGCTGGAAGGGCGTCTTCATCCGCACGGGCGAGGGCAGCGAGATCCACGCCATCGCCGGCGGACGCGTGGTGTTTTCCGACTGGCTGCGCGGCTTTGGCAACCTGATCATCGTCGACCATGGCGGCCAGTACATGAGTATTTATGGCAATAACCAGTCCTTGCTGAAACGCGTGGGCGACGCCGTCAAGGGCGGCGAGACCATCGCCAGCGCGGGCAACAGCGGCGGCAACGAGGAATCAGGGCTATACTTTGAACTGCGTCATCAGGGCCGCGCCTTCGATCCAGCCACCTGGGTGAAGTTTTAA
- the gpmA gene encoding 2,3-diphosphoglycerate-dependent phosphoglycerate mutase, with protein sequence MYKIVFMRHGESTWNLDNRFTGWTDVDLTEKGVNEARAAGQILKQEGFTFDVAYTSVLKRAIRTLWLALDEMDMMYLPIKNDWRLNERHYGALQGLDKGETAAKYGDEQVLVWRRSYDTPPPPLEADDDRASFNDPRYAGLPKAAIPLTECLKDTVARVMPSWDEEIAPAIRAGKKIIISAHGNSLRALIKMLDGISDSDIVGLNIPNGQPLVYELDADLKPIRHYYLGDPAAIAAAQAAVANQGKAK encoded by the coding sequence ATGTACAAAATCGTTTTCATGCGTCACGGCGAGTCCACCTGGAACCTCGATAACCGCTTCACCGGCTGGACCGACGTCGATCTGACGGAAAAGGGCGTCAACGAAGCCAGGGCCGCCGGCCAGATCCTCAAGCAGGAAGGCTTTACGTTCGACGTGGCTTACACCTCGGTCCTGAAGCGCGCCATCCGCACCCTGTGGCTGGCCCTCGACGAGATGGACATGATGTATCTGCCGATCAAGAACGACTGGCGCCTGAACGAACGTCATTACGGCGCCCTGCAAGGCCTGGACAAGGGCGAGACGGCCGCCAAGTATGGCGACGAGCAAGTGCTGGTATGGCGCCGCAGCTACGACACGCCGCCGCCGCCGCTGGAAGCCGACGACGACCGCGCCTCGTTCAACGACCCGCGCTACGCCGGCTTGCCGAAGGCCGCGATTCCGCTGACGGAATGCCTGAAGGACACCGTGGCGCGCGTGATGCCGTCCTGGGACGAGGAAATCGCCCCGGCCATCCGCGCCGGCAAGAAGATCATCATCTCGGCCCACGGCAACAGCCTGCGCGCGCTGATCAAGATGCTCGACGGCATCAGCGACAGCGACATCGTCGGCCTGAACATCCCGAACGGCCAGCCGCTCGTGTATGAGCTCGACGCCGACCTGAAACCGATCCGTCATTACTACCTGGGCGACCCGGCAGCGATCGCGGCGGCGCAAGCTGCCGTCGCGAACCAAGGGAAGGCCAAGTAA
- a CDS encoding rhodanese-like domain-containing protein produces MKFIIDHIFLFAIVIISGGALLWPLLSMRGKRATVLEVTQLINRGKTTIVDVRSKEEFATGHLPDAKNIPLPELAKRLGELEKFKTRPIVVVCQKGSRSATAVGLLGKAGFAEATSLEGGIDEWKKQGLPLKTLSLAK; encoded by the coding sequence GTGAAATTCATTATCGACCACATTTTTCTGTTTGCTATCGTCATTATTTCCGGCGGCGCCCTCCTCTGGCCACTGCTGTCGATGCGCGGCAAGCGCGCGACCGTGCTGGAAGTCACGCAACTGATCAACCGTGGCAAGACCACCATCGTCGACGTGCGCAGCAAGGAAGAATTCGCCACGGGCCACTTGCCTGACGCGAAAAATATTCCGCTGCCGGAACTGGCAAAACGCCTGGGTGAGCTGGAAAAATTCAAAACACGCCCCATTGTAGTGGTTTGCCAGAAAGGTTCGCGTTCGGCAACGGCTGTCGGCCTGCTGGGCAAAGCCGGTTTCGCTGAAGCAACGAGCCTGGAAGGCGGCATCGACGAATGGAAAAAACAGGGTTTGCCACTGAAAACCTTGTCGCTGGCGAAATAA
- the grxC gene encoding glutaredoxin 3 codes for MTVPVIVYSTAVCPYCVRAERLLEAKGVTVQKIRVDLDPEERIKMMERTGRRTVPQIYVGDTHVGGFDDLYALDQAGKLDPLLNGTAA; via the coding sequence ATGACTGTCCCAGTAATTGTCTATAGCACCGCCGTGTGCCCGTATTGCGTGCGCGCCGAGCGCCTGTTGGAAGCCAAGGGCGTGACCGTGCAAAAGATCCGCGTCGACCTCGACCCGGAAGAGCGCATCAAGATGATGGAACGCACGGGCCGCCGCACGGTGCCGCAAATCTATGTGGGCGATACCCACGTGGGCGGTTTCGACGATTTGTATGCGCTCGATCAAGCCGGCAAGCTGGACCCCTTGTTAAATGGCACGGCAGCCTGA
- the secB gene encoding protein-export chaperone SecB: MSDENLQPVFQIQRVYLKDMSLEQPNSPAIFLEQEAPAIEVALDVGAAPLADGIFEATVTITVTAKVGDKVAFLVEGKQAGIFEARNIPADQLDPLLGIGCPNIIYPYLRANIADVITRAGFPPVHLAEINFEVFYQQRLQAIADAAAAAPAASETH; encoded by the coding sequence ATGTCTGACGAAAATCTGCAACCAGTCTTCCAAATCCAACGCGTCTACCTGAAAGACATGTCGCTGGAACAACCTAATTCCCCAGCAATCTTCCTGGAACAAGAAGCGCCAGCGATCGAAGTTGCTCTGGACGTGGGCGCCGCGCCTCTGGCCGACGGCATCTTCGAAGCCACCGTGACCATCACCGTGACGGCCAAGGTCGGCGATAAAGTTGCTTTCCTGGTTGAAGGCAAGCAAGCTGGTATCTTCGAAGCACGCAACATCCCTGCCGATCAACTCGATCCGCTGCTGGGAATCGGCTGCCCGAACATCATCTACCCTTACCTGCGCGCCAACATCGCCGACGTGATCACCCGTGCCGGCTTCCCGCCAGTGCACCTGGCCGAGATCAACTTCGAAGTGTTCTACCAACAACGTCTGCAAGCTATTGCTGACGCCGCTGCCGCAGCGCCAGCAGCCAGCGAAACGCACTAA
- a CDS encoding SH3 domain-containing protein, with translation MLKSALLSKFRWIAGAVLMLATAASHAVDFKTVGVAPVILYDAPSAKGGKLYVAPRGMPLEVVLSYGEWVKVRDASGEMAWTEAKGLSAKRNVVARAANLKVRASPDDNASPLILVDKGVLLEMSEQASAGWVKVRHKDGQSGYVKTSEVWGL, from the coding sequence ATGTTGAAAAGTGCGCTCTTGAGCAAGTTCCGCTGGATCGCCGGCGCCGTACTGATGCTGGCCACTGCCGCCAGCCACGCCGTCGATTTCAAGACGGTGGGCGTGGCCCCCGTCATCCTGTATGACGCACCGTCCGCCAAGGGCGGCAAGCTGTACGTGGCGCCACGCGGCATGCCGCTGGAAGTGGTGCTCAGCTACGGCGAATGGGTCAAGGTGCGCGACGCCAGCGGCGAAATGGCCTGGACGGAAGCGAAAGGCCTGTCGGCCAAGCGCAACGTCGTGGCGCGCGCCGCCAACCTCAAGGTTCGCGCCAGCCCCGACGACAACGCCTCGCCCCTGATCCTCGTCGACAAGGGCGTGCTGCTGGAAATGAGCGAACAGGCAAGCGCCGGCTGGGTCAAGGTGCGCCACAAGGACGGCCAGAGCGGCTACGTCAAGACCAGCGAAGTGTGGGGCCTGTAA
- a CDS encoding NAD(P)H-dependent glycerol-3-phosphate dehydrogenase, giving the protein MQVSPENTPDTAAKADARRITVLGAGAWGTAVAMALAGRHDVLLWGRNGEAMAAMAASGENSYLPGFALPPQLRIGADFDAAVAHAGGEHGLLIAACPVAGLRPLLHQLKDKAIPNLVWLCKGFEGGTGMLPHQIVQQVLGDAIPAGALSGPSFAQEVARGLPCALTIASHSASLRACVVSALHGGNFRVYASDDLVGVEVGGAVKNVLAIATGVADGLGLGLNARAALITRGLAEITRLGTALGGQTETFMGLTGMGDLILTCTGDLSRNRRVGLGLAQGKALATIVAELGHVAEGVPCAKAVRELARSMGVEMPITNAVAGVLFDGDLPHVMVQQLLARDPRDEAT; this is encoded by the coding sequence ATGCAAGTTTCCCCTGAAAACACTCCCGATACCGCCGCCAAGGCTGACGCGCGCCGCATTACCGTGCTGGGCGCCGGCGCCTGGGGCACGGCCGTGGCCATGGCCCTGGCAGGCCGCCACGACGTGCTGCTGTGGGGCCGCAATGGCGAGGCCATGGCCGCCATGGCCGCCAGCGGCGAAAACAGTTACTTGCCCGGCTTCGCCCTGCCGCCGCAACTGCGCATCGGCGCCGATTTCGACGCCGCCGTCGCGCATGCCGGCGGCGAACATGGCCTGCTGATCGCCGCCTGCCCCGTGGCGGGCCTGCGCCCCCTGCTGCATCAGTTGAAAGACAAGGCCATCCCCAACCTGGTGTGGCTGTGCAAAGGGTTTGAAGGCGGCACGGGCATGCTGCCGCACCAGATCGTGCAGCAGGTGCTGGGGGACGCGATCCCCGCCGGCGCCCTGTCCGGCCCCTCGTTCGCGCAGGAAGTGGCGCGCGGCCTGCCGTGCGCGCTGACCATCGCCTCGCACAGCGCCAGTTTGCGCGCCTGCGTCGTGTCGGCATTGCATGGTGGAAATTTCCGCGTGTATGCGAGCGATGACCTGGTGGGCGTGGAAGTGGGCGGTGCCGTCAAGAACGTGCTGGCGATCGCCACCGGCGTGGCCGACGGCCTGGGCCTGGGCCTGAATGCGCGCGCCGCCCTGATCACGCGCGGCCTGGCGGAAATCACGCGCCTGGGCACGGCCCTCGGTGGCCAGACGGAAACCTTCATGGGCTTGACGGGCATGGGCGATTTGATTCTGACCTGCACGGGCGACCTGTCGCGCAACCGCCGCGTCGGCCTGGGCCTGGCGCAAGGCAAGGCGCTGGCCACCATCGTGGCCGAACTCGGCCATGTGGCCGAAGGCGTGCCCTGCGCCAAGGCCGTGCGCGAGCTGGCGCGCAGCATGGGCGTCGAGATGCCGATCACCAATGCGGTGGCCGGCGTGCTGTTCGATGGCGATTTGCCGCACGTGATGGTGCAGCAACTGCTGGCGCGCGATCCGCGCGACGAAGCCACCTGA
- a CDS encoding cupin domain-containing protein has product MMALVHAASGQVIDVQGADGENLSQFSAIALAKTDELELIRMCMPKGKTMPEHHVLGEITLLCLQGEVAVEAHGGVHVLGPGQMLYLHGGQAHALAAREDSLLLLTILMHKAGR; this is encoded by the coding sequence ATGATGGCATTAGTACATGCAGCATCGGGCCAGGTGATCGACGTGCAGGGGGCGGATGGCGAGAATCTGTCGCAGTTTTCCGCCATTGCGCTGGCCAAGACGGACGAACTGGAATTGATCCGCATGTGCATGCCCAAGGGCAAGACCATGCCCGAGCATCATGTACTGGGAGAAATCACCCTGCTGTGCCTGCAAGGCGAGGTGGCGGTGGAAGCACATGGCGGCGTGCACGTGCTGGGGCCGGGGCAGATGCTGTACCTGCACGGCGGCCAGGCGCATGCGCTGGCCGCGCGCGAAGACAGCTTGCTGCTGCTGACCATACTCATGCACAAGGCGGGCCGCTAA
- a CDS encoding DUF2461 domain-containing protein has product MHVRDLTQFLRELSDNNNRPWFVMNKPRYDILREEFLALVTSLIGELGKFDPAVKYCNPKKALFRINRDVRFAHDKSPYKTRFSAAIAPNDMRRPSKAGGPTYYLQIDGQGNLLFGAGEYMPPPARLKALREHMVNDAPGFSKVLKNKRLKARYGTIQNEGKLQRPPKGFAADAEHIEFIKLKSFFVWTEIPLPVNAPEKLLPTLAEGLKDAWPLVEWMRGAKEPEEEAA; this is encoded by the coding sequence ATGCATGTGCGTGACTTGACCCAATTTTTACGTGAACTGAGCGATAACAACAACCGGCCCTGGTTTGTCATGAACAAGCCCCGCTACGACATCCTGCGCGAGGAATTCCTCGCCCTGGTGACGTCGCTGATCGGCGAGCTCGGCAAGTTTGACCCGGCCGTGAAATACTGCAATCCGAAGAAGGCCTTGTTCCGCATCAACCGCGACGTGCGCTTTGCGCACGACAAGAGCCCCTATAAAACGCGTTTTTCGGCCGCCATCGCGCCGAACGACATGCGCCGCCCCAGCAAGGCGGGCGGTCCCACGTATTATCTGCAGATCGATGGCCAGGGCAACTTGCTGTTCGGCGCCGGCGAATACATGCCGCCCCCCGCTCGCCTGAAGGCCCTGCGCGAACACATGGTCAACGACGCGCCAGGTTTTTCCAAAGTGCTGAAAAATAAGCGCCTGAAGGCCCGTTACGGCACCATCCAGAACGAGGGCAAGCTGCAGCGTCCACCGAAGGGTTTCGCGGCGGATGCCGAGCATATCGAATTCATCAAGCTGAAGAGCTTTTTTGTCTGGACCGAAATACCGCTGCCCGTCAACGCGCCCGAGAAACTGCTGCCGACCCTGGCGGAAGGCTTGAAGGATGCGTGGCCGCTGGTCGAGTGGATGCGCGGCGCGAAGGAGCCGGAGGAAGAGGCGGCTTGA
- a CDS encoding Do family serine endopeptidase, translating to MRRFWLLFAQTVTIALALYFVYGALRPASRVQQLGSPAKPVPVVETASSSLAPGSYRDAAARAMPAVVNILTLQVPKRGAHPLARDPFFKRFFGERDPGADDDDTLQNSLGSGVIVSHEGYILTNNHVVEGADEIEVVLTDGRKAPAKVVGLDPETDLAVIKIDLDKLPVIVLGQSELARVGDVVLAIGNPFGVGQTVTMGIISALGRNNLHINSFENFIQTDAAINFGNSGGALVDTRGNLIGINTAIYSQSGGSVGIGFAIPVSTAKTVMEAIIKDGHVVRGWIGVETQDITPELAQSFGLQRSSGAIIAGVVRNGPADKAGIVPGDILLAVDGKPVGDTTEMLNLIAQLAPGGKAKMTVLRKNREAALDVVVGKRPIPKELSK from the coding sequence ATGCGACGATTTTGGTTATTGTTTGCGCAAACCGTGACCATCGCGTTGGCGCTGTACTTTGTGTATGGCGCGCTGCGCCCGGCCAGCCGGGTACAGCAGCTGGGCTCGCCGGCGAAACCGGTGCCCGTGGTGGAAACGGCGTCGAGCAGCCTGGCGCCCGGTTCCTACCGCGACGCGGCGGCGCGCGCCATGCCCGCCGTCGTCAACATCCTCACCCTGCAAGTACCCAAGCGCGGCGCCCATCCGCTGGCGCGCGACCCCTTCTTCAAACGTTTCTTCGGCGAGCGCGATCCTGGCGCCGACGATGACGACACCCTGCAAAACAGCCTCGGCTCCGGCGTCATCGTCAGCCATGAAGGCTATATCCTCACCAACAACCACGTGGTCGAAGGCGCCGACGAAATCGAAGTCGTGCTCACCGATGGCCGCAAGGCGCCCGCCAAGGTGGTGGGCCTGGACCCGGAAACGGACCTGGCCGTCATCAAGATCGACCTCGACAAGCTGCCCGTGATCGTGTTGGGCCAGTCGGAACTGGCGCGTGTGGGCGACGTCGTGCTGGCCATCGGCAACCCGTTCGGCGTGGGCCAGACGGTGACCATGGGCATCATCTCCGCGCTGGGACGCAACAATCTGCACATCAACAGTTTCGAAAACTTCATACAGACGGACGCGGCCATCAATTTCGGCAACTCGGGCGGCGCCCTCGTCGATACGCGCGGCAACTTGATCGGCATCAATACGGCCATCTATTCGCAAAGCGGCGGCTCCGTCGGCATCGGCTTCGCCATTCCCGTCTCGACGGCGAAAACCGTGATGGAAGCCATCATCAAGGATGGCCACGTGGTGCGCGGCTGGATTGGCGTGGAAACGCAGGACATCACGCCCGAGCTGGCGCAAAGCTTCGGCTTGCAGCGCTCGAGCGGCGCCATCATCGCCGGCGTCGTGCGCAATGGCCCGGCCGACAAGGCCGGCATCGTGCCCGGCGACATCCTGCTGGCCGTCGATGGCAAGCCCGTCGGCGATACGACGGAAATGCTGAACCTGATCGCCCAACTGGCGCCCGGCGGAAAAGCTAAAATGACGGTGCTGCGCAAGAATCGCGAAGCGGCGCTCGACGTGGTGGTGGGCAAGCGCCCCATCCCGAAAGAGCTTTCCAAATAG
- the mscL gene encoding large conductance mechanosensitive channel protein MscL: protein MAMMQEFKEFAMKGNVVDLAVGVIIGGAFGKIVDSLVQDVIMPPIGRIFGGLDFANYYLPLNGQATTLTLVEAKKAGAVLAYGNFLTILLNFVILAFIIFQMVRLMNKARRAQPEAPAAAPATPEDIVLLREIRDSLQKNGQKSNDLAK from the coding sequence ATGGCAATGATGCAAGAATTTAAAGAATTTGCAATGAAGGGCAACGTCGTCGATCTGGCGGTCGGTGTCATTATCGGTGGCGCCTTCGGCAAGATCGTCGATTCCTTGGTGCAAGACGTCATCATGCCGCCCATCGGGCGCATTTTCGGCGGCCTCGATTTCGCCAACTATTATCTGCCGCTGAATGGCCAGGCCACCACCCTGACCCTGGTGGAAGCGAAAAAGGCGGGCGCCGTGCTGGCCTACGGTAACTTCCTTACCATTCTGCTCAATTTCGTCATCCTCGCCTTCATCATCTTCCAGATGGTGCGCCTGATGAACAAGGCCCGCCGCGCCCAGCCGGAAGCGCCGGCGGCCGCGCCTGCCACGCCGGAAGACATCGTCCTGCTGCGTGAAATCCGCGACTCCCTGCAGAAGAACGGACAGAAGAGCAACGATCTGGCAAAATAA
- the petA gene encoding ubiquinol-cytochrome c reductase iron-sulfur subunit — translation MSNEKQVDSGRRGLLVATCAAGSVVGLATAGALVSTFQPSERAKAAGAPVEVDITTLQPGEMRTVEWRGKPVWIIKRTPEMVASLKKTDGKVADADSKRNPAEFTPPYCMNEWRSIKPEILIAVGICTHLGCSPSSKFTPGPQPSLPDDWEGGFLCPCHGSTFDMAGRVFKNKPAPDNLQVPRHMYLSDTKLLIGKDEKGEA, via the coding sequence ATGAGTAACGAAAAGCAGGTCGATTCAGGCCGTCGCGGCTTGCTCGTCGCCACGTGCGCGGCGGGCAGTGTAGTTGGATTGGCAACCGCGGGAGCCTTGGTAAGCACCTTCCAGCCGTCGGAGCGCGCGAAAGCGGCTGGCGCGCCGGTCGAAGTAGACATCACCACCTTGCAACCCGGCGAAATGCGCACCGTCGAATGGCGCGGCAAGCCGGTCTGGATCATCAAGCGCACGCCGGAAATGGTCGCTTCGCTCAAGAAAACGGACGGCAAGGTCGCCGATGCCGATTCCAAACGCAACCCCGCCGAATTCACGCCGCCGTACTGCATGAACGAATGGCGCTCCATCAAGCCTGAAATCCTCATCGCCGTCGGCATCTGCACCCACCTCGGCTGCTCCCCTTCCTCGAAATTTACCCCCGGCCCGCAACCGTCCCTGCCCGATGACTGGGAAGGCGGCTTCCTGTGCCCTTGCCATGGCTCCACCTTCGACATGGCGGGCCGCGTGTTCAAGAACAAGCCTGCGCCGGACAACCTGCAAGTGCCGCGCCATATGTACCTGAGCGACACCAAACTGCTGATAGGTAAAGACGAGAAAGGCGAGGCTTGA